The Verrucomicrobiia bacterium DNA window GTTTCTTTGTACGCATAAAGTGTTTCTTCAGACGGGCTCTCAGCGTAATCTGGTGCTTTCTGGGTCCTGATGAGGGTTGATGGCGGGTCGCGGTGTGTCGATGGTCCGGGAAATTTTGGTTGCGGCTCTGCCGCTCTGGGTCCCTCGGAGATTAGACTTATTTCCCCTGCTTTTTTTTTGTGTGGTTCGTGTGATTCGTGGTTAAAGTTCCCCTCTTCAATCCGCGAAGATTCGTGTTATTCGTGTAAAACCCTTTTGCTCCCCTCGGTATCCGCGTTCATCCGTTTCTCTCGGTGGTGAATTCCCTTCCCAGAAATGTTTTCGCTCTTCCCGTTTGATTGCGATTCCGCCCCGCTGTTTTCATCCTTTCCTCGATCCGTGGGTATTGTGTGAATCTATCTTCTGGCCGTCACACCCACTTACCAAAAACCGCCATCGAGATAGCAAGGATTAGCAGTCGGCAATTGTTTCCAATCGTCTGGGGCCTTTTCAGGCGAAATTTGCCTGGCGTAAGAGCCTTTCACAGTTCCTTACAAGTGCAAGAGGGTCGCGCGGCTGTTCAGCCCGAAAGCCATGCCCAGTCATACGTTACACGCGAAGCGCAAGTCATTATGGTTCAACATACAATGTGAGATGAGATCGAGCGGGGCGACGTGGTGCATCCGGTCTGCAGACTGGCTCGGCGGAAACAGTTTTTCGCGGTTGGCAACGTTCCTGCATGGGCGTTTATCGGATTTCAGCACGCGTTGAAAGCCAGCCTCTCGGAAGGAGGGCAGGCCAGGACGCCAAGGCGGGAATCGGTTGGAGAGGGTTCGCCGGGGCAACGTTGCAAGGCTGCCCGGTGCCTCTCGCAAAACGGGAGCAATCGGCAAATCGGTCTTCGGTGCTGATGGAATCGTTTCGCTCCAACTCCGAGGCGGTCATTGAAAACTAAAAGAAAACAAAAACGGTGCAGCGATGCTCCGTGTCCGGCTGCAGGCGAATCGTGTTGCAATAAATTGCGACGACGGAGCCGGTGACCGGACGAATGTTCATGAAAGATAAACGTATGAAAACGACAAAACTGTATCTGGACTTCAGCGCATATAACCCGGCTGAGCTGACGGTGTTGGGTGACCGTGTTACCAACGCGCTGAACGACAAGGAAACATACCCCAATCCGGTAATACCTGCGGAGGAGCTCGCGACGGCAAATGGCGAGTTCAAGGAAGCCATCGACGCGGCGGCAACGGGCGATCGTGTCGCGATCCGGGATCGGAATCAGAAACGTGAGGTCCTGGTGAGGATGCTGCGTCAGGTTGGCCTGTACGTGCAGGCGGTCGTTGATGGTGACGATGCGAAGCTGGCAGCGTCAGGGTTTGAAGTCTCCGTTGCGGCCCGGAAACCCGCGGTGCTGGACAAGCCGCTGATTGAAACGGTTGAGAATAGGGCGTCGAGGGAGCTGGCGGTTTCTTTGCGCCGGGTTCGCGGTGCGAAAGCGTATGAAGTGCGCATGAGCCACGGACCGGAGGGGTGGCAGATGGTCGGGGTTTTTACGCAGGCGCGTAACATCCTGCTCACTGACCTCACCCCTGGCCAAACCTACACGGTCCAAGTGCGCGCCATTGGCGCCGGCAACACAACGACCGACTGGAGCGATCCTGTATCCCGGATGTCGTTGTAATGCGGGACACACACCCGGAAGGTGGCCGCGCCTTCGCGCCGCCTTCCGGTTTTACGAAAACGAACGCAAACCCTCCAAGCAGGCCTGTCCCTCAACGAAGAACGGCCAAGGTGGAAAGCCGGTAGCGGTTCACAGCGGTAAAATGCCAGCGTATAGGCTTGAAACGTACCTGGAAATCGCTCCGTAGATGCAATTCGGGGCGACATTGGTCGTAAGAACTTCCTTTGCAGCCCGTTGCTATGGTTGCACCAAAGAGGAACCAAAGAAGCTCTATCAATATTTGCGCATTTTTATTGCCCTCAATGGGCGAGTAGGGTAAACACCCTACAGACAAAATTCAGAGCGGTATGCACGCGGAGTTGCTGGTGTCAATAAAGCGAGGTTTCCCGGTCTCCAAGAAGTTCATCGAGCATGAAAATTAGATTCCTTGGCGCAATTTATTGTGCGCTGCCTTGTTTATTCGTCGCGACGGCACAGCAATGGCCGACGGAAAATCCTGCACAACCCGTCTATAGCATCGTTGAACGAGGCCCTCACCATAGAGTCTGGCAAACAATTCGCCACGAGGAGACCGCTTTCGGCCGTGTCAGTCATGTTCAGCAATACACCGAGCTGTCGAGTGGCCTTCATTACCGGGCGGCAACCGGAGAGTGGTTGGAGAGTTCAGAGGAGATCGAATTATTCCCTAACGGAAGCGGTGCAGCTGCCAGCAAGGGCCAACACAAGGTGCTTTTCCCAGCCGACATTGCTACGGGGGAAATTGAACTAAACACTCCGGACGGAAAGTGGCTCCGATCGCGTGTGATGGGCCTAAGCTACTTCGACACCTCCTCTGGGATGAGTATTATTATCGCAGAAGCAACGAACAGCATTGGTGCTATTGACGGCAATACCGTTTGGTATCGCGGTGCGCTAGTCGGGGATTGTTCGGCAGATGTTCGTTACATATATCGCCGATCAGGGTTCGAGCAAGACATAGTTCTAAGGAGTGCGCCGCCTGATCCGAGCGCATTCGGATTGAACCCGGAAACCACTGTGTTGCAGGTGCTGACAGAATTCGTAGCCCCGCCAGTTCCAAACCGACAACAACGTCGCTGGGCGGACAAGAAAAATCAGGCGCAGACAGACGACTGCCTTGATTTTGGAGCCATGAAACTGGGAGTAGGCCGCGCCTTTGATATCAACAGCAACCCGCGAAACCAGGGAATGAGAGTGAGGAAGCATTGGTTGCAGCTGGAAGGGCGCGACTGGCTTTTTGAAGAAATGCCGTTTGACGATGTCCGTGAACGTCTGGCGCGGCTTCCAACGCAGGCTGGCACCGGCCCGCGCAAACCACAGTTGCGTGCAGCCGCCCTTGAGCGGATTCTTCCGACTCGCCGCCTCGCAGGAACACCAGCGAATCGGGTTATGAGCGTCGCAAAACTCGAGGGCTCCCGGCCGGGTTTCGTTGTTGATTACCATGCTGTAAATTCCATCACGAATTTCACATTCAAGGGAGATACGACCTACTACGTCAGTGGAAGTGTGATGTTCAGCGGCTCTGTGGTGATCGAGGGCGGAACCGTGGTCAAGTTCAACCCAATCTCAGGCTGGGGCGGATTGTTTGTCGACAACACATCAATCGACTGTCAGACATCTGAATACCGGCCTGCAGTGTTTACGTCGATGCATGACAATACCGTTGGGGAGAGCATCAGCGGCAGCTCCGGCCTCCCGAGTTCCGCCCCGGATCAGAATTCATACCTGCAAACGACGGATGCCGATCAAAACCTTCAGCATTTGAGGATGCTCTATAGCTATACAGGATTAACTGTCATGTACGGAAACGGACGTGTCAGCGACAGCCAGTTCTCCCACAATCAGTACCCGATCTACACGGTGAACTCTCCCAAAACCAAGTTTCTCAACGTTTTGCTGAACGACGCATCACAGGTGGCGGTTTGGATCTATAACGGCAAAGTTGAAATTCAGAATGGAACGATTCACCGCTGTAATCAGTTGTTCGAGAATGAGTCCGGTGGGGCGCTCGCGATCACGAACACACTGCTGGCAGGCGTCACAAATTGGGGAGACGCTTACGTCGGCAGCTTCAATGCCACGAACTCGGGCTCATTGGTCTTCCAAACAGCCGGCGCCGCTGGCCATTATCTTCCAACTAACAGTATTTATCGCAACGCTGGAACCACGAACATTGACGCAACACTGCTGGGAATTCTCAGGACCAAAACCACTGAAGCGCCGATTGTGTATTCGAACATTTCGATTCCCACTTCCACGGTGTTTTCACCACGGGTTTCAAGAGATGAAGCCGCACCCGACCTGGGATTTCATTATGATCCAATTGATTATGCTTTTGGAGGCGTAACGGCGGTATCCAATCTAACTTTCGCACCGGGCGCGGCATTAGCCTGGTTTGAGCTAAACGGATCGGGGGGCGCGGGGTCCGGGATTGCATTGGGACCGTATGGATCCATCAATTTAACCGGCACCGTGACATCGCCCGCTGTGCTTGCGCGCTATTCAACAGTCCAGGAAGGAGGCAACGGAAATTGGACGGAGAAGGGATGGCTTGCCGGGGTGACAACCGTGGCCAACAATCCAAGTCCCGTCGATGCGAACCTTCGTTTTGCGAAGGTGTTTGCGCTGGCAAACGATCCGAATCATTTTCGGGATTATTTCGGGACGCTCAATGTTCGGGCGACGCACAGCGAGTTCTGGAACGCTTCGATCGCGGGCTACGGCGCCTTCCAGTACTACACGAACTGCCTGCTCAATCGAGTGTATGTGGGGCTGCATTGCGAGTGTGCGTTTGGAATCGTAATGCGAAACTGCACAATGCGGGGAGGAAGCCTGGTTGCGGATCGGTGGTCAGGGGCTCCGGCGACACAAGGGCTTTCAGTCAGCGACACCGCTTTTGACGGGACGTCCATCGTCAACAACAGCGGCGGGTTAACCAACACGATGGCTGCGTACAACGCGTTTCTCACCGGATCAAACACGATTGTTCCAACATCTGGAAACAATGTGGCCGTGGCGACCACTTACGATTGGCAGAAAAACTGGTTGGGGAACTCGTATCTTCCGCCGGCGAGCCCCTTAATCAATTCCGGCAGCGTAAGCAACGCTGGACTGGCAGGATTGTATCATTTCACAACCCAAACCAATCAAGCAAAGGACGCAGCAACTCGCTTGGACATTGGCTATCATTATGTTGCGGAGTCGGTTCAGGGCCTCCGCTATGTCCCGACTGATACAGACGGCGATGGCTCGGCGGATTATCTCGAGGATGGCAATGGAAACGGAATCGCCGATATGAGCGAAACTTCCTGGCTGCTCAATAACTATAATGGATTAAATTCTGTGTTGGCCTTGGAGGTATTTACGCCGCTAAAGTGAGGCGTTCAAGAGCGATTTTTAAGCGGATGTTTATGGAAATGCAATTTCAGCTTCGAGGTGTTCGGACAGTATTTTTAACTGTTCTGTTGGCGTCTTTTTTATCGGCGTTGAGCGGATGGACGCAATGCCTTCCCGTGGGATTCGATCTAAAGCATGCCGGCACCAATGCTGCCAAGTGCGGCCATTTCGAGTATCATTTGACGGAGATTCCTCCTGATCAGGTGATTAACGTTTACCTTGTTGAGACCGTACTCACGAACATTTCTCTTCCTAACAATATCGAGATTGTTCAAACAGAAACAAACATACAAAATGGATGTAAGTTTGTGTATCCTGGAACCTACTGGCTGGAGAAAGTGGAAACTCTCGTCGTCACGGATGTGTTTACGATTGATTATCTTACCTGCGAACAGACGAACGTTGTTGCCGGAACCTATTTCCTCAAGGATGAAATGACCGATGACAGGATGCTTATGGATTACTGCGACCAGTCAAACGTGTACGATTATGTCGCGGGAGACAGAACTTATATGGGAGCGGGATCGGGCCAAATCAACAATACAACCAACTGGTCAAGAACAACATCCCACTCCTCAACTTACTTTTATAGTGAGAATTGGACACCGGCCTCGAACTACAATTATACGGCGGGAAGCACGAATGAAGGGCCATTTCCGCGATATGATATCCCGGAGGATCACGTCGACACCCAACCCACGGTAAGAACCATTACGGCGAATGCCGGTCCAGGCGCGACGATGACGCGAACATACACGCTGAGCGAACCGTTTGATGATGACAAGCTGAAGGGAAAATTGGATAGCCGAATCCAGCTTCCGAGCACATGGTCGGACGGAGACCCTGCCTCGCATTTCAGTTGGATAGCGTCGCATGGTTACACACCGGCTAATCATTACGGTGCGAGTGGTTCCAAGTCGAAGTATCGAATTAAAATTTTCGGCACGGAAAGGGATGTAACCTATCGGGTGACATGGGAGGAGAGGACGATTTTTGATGACGGATCCACTGGAAAGCCAAATTCAATCACGGAAGAAATCCAAGGAACAGGAAATCCAACAGCGCCCGCCGTTGGAACGGAACGCACATTGGAGATGCCCGTGAAACCGGGTAAAACGCACGTAGTGATAACAGCGGGTCCGGAGATTGTTTCCAACGGCAAGCCCGGCAGCGGCGGACCTTCTGGCGGCAGTGCTGGAGGTGGGCCCGGGGCGGGGGCCAGCGGCAGCGCACAGGGCGGCGGCGGCGGCGCAGGATCGGATGGCAGTTCTGGAATGCAATCTGCAACGGGCGCGGCCGATGGTGCTTCATGCGGGTCGTGCAACACCGGTCCAGATAATTTCGCTGGAGCTGGTGGCAGCGGCCCATCCTTCTATGTCTCAATGGGAACCGCGGCAAACGGTGAGTCGCTCGGCGGGTTGACGTTCGGACAGTCGGAAACGTCCGCAGAGCTATTCACACCCGCGAATCTTCAGTTCACGGCGCCGTCGCGCGGCGACGTCGAGGTAATCCACGCTTCGAACGGAACGATCAGACAAGTCAAGACTCCAAACGGACTGGCGGATGTTGTCGATATCAGCACGAACTCCTACAGGATTGATTTCTACGAGGCCTCTCAAGTAGGAGCGCTATCGACCGGTGTTTACTCTGTAACCCCCCCACCGTTTGCAAGCTGGTTGATTACAAATTCCACTGCGCCTGACCCCAACACGGTACAGGTCTCTGAAGCGGGCTCCCTTTCGTCAGGGCGGCAGTGGACATACACGTATTCGACCAACACCGGGGTGTGGATCATGGTGGCGCAGGGAGGGCTTCTTCAGACAGCAAGCGCGTCGATTCCACTTGGCTCGGGGCGGTACACGGTCAGCAACGCGGTTTTATCAGCATCCGGAGAGCTGGTTTACGTGGAGAAGAATACCTATCAACAGTTTGATTGGGGTGTGGGCCTGGTAGAGACACAAATTGGTCCGGACTCCCACGCGCACAAAACGCATTATACTTATGATGATTACTCCCCATTTCCGACGATGGGATCGCGCCAGCCGCTTCGATGGGTTTTCAGGCATGACGGTTCGTGGGAATACTACAATCAGTATGACTCCGTCGGCCGGCCTGAATACGTTTATTCTTCCTTCGGCGATGTTGAGACGAACAACTACACCGCAGCTCGAGAAACCCGCTACTATTATGGTTCAGGCCATGGCGATGACGGCACGTTGTTCCCTGAAACTGCCCGTAAAGTCGAAGAGCGCATTGCTGGCCAAATGGTAAGCAGCCGATATTCCCTCTTTCCTCAGGATGGAGTTCGGCTGGATGTTCGGGGCACAAGTGCAGCTTCGTCGGGTTGGAATGATGCCAGCAATCTGTTCACAACGAATCGCTATTACACGAGCGGCCCGAATCAATATCGAATGAAGGCTGTCGTCCGCGAGGACGGCACGATGATCACGCATGACTATTCGACAAACAGCAGCGGCTTTAGAACGAACATCGTCGTGACAGGAAAGCCCAATAATGATTACACGCTGATTGTCGATGGCAGGTCGAATCGAACGGTGCTGAATATTGAGGGTTTTCCGATTGCTTCAATCACACGGGACGTTGCCCGTCCTCATATCATTCTTGAGCAGCACACGTACGGGAACTTCGACCAGTTTGGGCGCGCCCAAGCGGTGACAAATAATCTCACGGGTACCGTTGTGCAGACGCATTATTCTTCGTGCTGCAGTTATGTCGAATCCTCAGTAGATGCCGATGGAGTGATAACCACCCATACCTACGATGCATTGAAGCGACAGGTCGCGAGCACCCGGTCAGGCATAACGACAACCAACGTTCTT harbors:
- a CDS encoding fibronectin type III domain-containing protein, with the translated sequence MKTTKLYLDFSAYNPAELTVLGDRVTNALNDKETYPNPVIPAEELATANGEFKEAIDAAATGDRVAIRDRNQKREVLVRMLRQVGLYVQAVVDGDDAKLAASGFEVSVAARKPAVLDKPLIETVENRASRELAVSLRRVRGAKAYEVRMSHGPEGWQMVGVFTQARNILLTDLTPGQTYTVQVRAIGAGNTTTDWSDPVSRMSL